The window GGTATCAGTGGAGGAAGGCAAAGACACGCGGCTTCACATCTCAGAGTAGGTTCCACAATTTTCGAGCTGCAGGTCGAGTTTAATTTACATGCTGTACAAAATACAAGATGTGGAGTTTACATTCTTTTATCTCAACTGTCTCTTCTCATTTTCCTTCTCTCAGTTCAGTCCAGTTCAGCGATGACAACTCTATCTGTCGCTACTTGGCTCGGGTTGCTCCTGCTCTTGGCCTGTATGGATCCAACATGATGGAGCAGACTGAGGTATGTATGTTTGTGCATATCTGTGATGTTTTGCAATTGTTCTGAatgctcatttaattttttcttcaTGATGTCTTCAGGTTGACCACTGGCTGGAGTTTAGTGCTCGCCATCTGTGTAATCAGCCAGATTTGACTGTGGCACTGGCTGAACTGGACAAGGCTCTCTCCCTGCGGACCTTCCTGGTTGGGCATGCCCTCACCCTGGCTGACCTGTCTGTCTGGGCTGCTCTCAAAGGTCAGCAACATCCAGGATTTAACAgcttttttctctgtctgaaTTTAGTGTGAAGTATATGTaactaaacattttaaaatcagcACTACAGATTGTGACTCTTTATCCACAGATCATGGGGAATGGCCAAAGCAGGGCAAATCCTTTTCCCATGTCAGCCGCTGGTTCTTCTTCCTGAGCTCACAAGTTCCTTTCACTGCTGTGGGCAACAAGTACGCCAGTAAGAAGGCTTCAATGAACAAAAGCAAAGTAAGTGTTATTTTGTCAGTGTTGATTGTGGCAAACTATGATTGTAAAACTGGGTGAGCATGGCCCGAAGCCTTAACCTGaagatgcaaagaaaaaagaatagaTGTTAATGTTTATAAAGCCACcaaacatgttgtttttgtctctttaaaCTAAACTGGTACATTAAACTTTGATATTCGATAATGTTTAATGCTTGATTATTATGTTTGTGACCCATGTCTAGATTAGGATTAAGATATAAATGCACCTTTTAATTCCATTCTTGACTGATTGTGTCATTTTCACAGGTGGAAGGGAAAAAGGCGGATGTCGGGAAGTTTGTGGAATTGCCAGGAGCTGAGATGGGCAAGGTGGTGGTTCGATTCCCTCCTGAGGCCAGCGGGTACGACTTGAATCTGGAGTTTAGAAGAAAAGTTTGTTAATTTACTAGCTTCCCTAACTTTTTCTCTGCCTCCCTTGGACAGATACCTGCACATCGGACATGCCAAGGCTGCCCTGCTCAACCAGCACTACCAGGTCACATTTAAAGGCAAGCTCATCATGCGCTTCGATGACACCAACCctgagaaggagaaggaggactTTGAGAGGGTAAgatattgtttatttatttattttgctgttattcggataaatgaatataataacaaaaaaaacatgaagtgTAAGTTTTGTGTTCACATTTCTGCATCTTTGCTGTGCTGCGCTTTAGGTCATCCTGGAAGATGTTGCCATGCTCCAGATCCATCCAGATCAGTTCACTTACACCAGTGACCACTTTCCCACCATAATGAAGTTTGCAGAGAAGCTGCTTGCTGAGGGCAAAGCTTACATCGACAACACCCCTCCTGAGCAGATGAAGCAGGAGAGGGAGCAGCGTGTTGAGTCCAGCTGCAGAAACAATTGTACGGCTTAGGACAGGACAGGGGACATTTGATGATGACCTGTCAGTGAATGCTGAAGCCtaacaacatgtgatttttctatACAACtcctctctgtccctctctctcttgcaGCCGTGGAGCAGAACATGAAGATGTGGTCGGAGATGAAAGCGGGAACAGAGTACGGTCAGACCTGCTGCATGAGGGCAAAGATTGACATGAACTCCAACAATGGCTGCATGAGAGACCCCACCCTCTACCGCTGCAAGAACGCAGCCCACCCTCGCACAGGAAACACCTACAGGTATGTGGCTTTATTCTATTATTAGTCTGAATTGTGGCATTTatatacacaaaataaaaagaaaagcatagAGAGCAGAAATTAGCATTAACACGAACAGAGGAAGTCCTATTATTCAAAAACTGCTCTGGTATTAAtaacaatttttatttattccagtAATCAAAATCCTAAAATTGATGAGGAATTAATCTCTAGTTTCTGTGGCATCCAAAATTTTGACTATAATGTGCACTTTTACATTTTGTATTAAAGAAAACGTGTGTCGCATACTTGTTGTCCTTTGATTTTGCACATTGTGTTGTAGGTTTATTTGTTGGTCAAATttagcatttttgttttctaatttttttttttcattttgcgttaacaaaagagaacaacacaaaaccaaggttgttttttgttgttgttgtttgttttcttttttttttatttaaattggtGGAAATTTCTGAGCTTTATTCACAGCCTTTGTAGTGGCTCTTCTTCGCATTTATCACTTATCTCTAGATCTGTCTAGATGTTAACTGTCCACCTGGTAAAAATGGAGACAcacgtttttttttgttgttgttgttgtttttttagatgCATGCTAAAGTAACCAGCAATGCACACTGACAAAAACAAGCCATCATATAGAACTTGATAAGCGTAATCCATGAAGGggtttaaccctttcatgcatgaattctgacaacctcaatcaggatttttttcttaagtatttttattcatctttagacatgaaaaaaagatttttgaacttcatctttttttaaacatgtactttCAAAGAGTGTTTTACATGTCCACTTAGGTGGACAACCACGTAGGTGGACAACTGATgtgtatggagtgacacatcagtgtccaatgcaGTGGTTTATtggcaagtataccatcaatgatggcgccgccattgcgtgcaataggtcggcagccttatgaaatttccccttgtgggactaataaaggtatatcaaatatcaaatcaaacactgacataaatacaagaaaacagcctttgaatagctgtccactgtagtgaccactatgcgtgAAAGGGTTAAAATCTTTTCTAAAGTTGACTGGACCACTCAAGTTGAGTTAACGGGTTGGTCATTACAGCAGCAGTCGGTCAGTGAAGGCCTTATTGTTGAGCATAACAGAAGTCACTCTgaatttgctgtgttttggtgtaGCTTTGCACAAATCGCTGTGTGTGTGGTAAAAATTGAGCACATTCAGATAATTAAGTTTGAAAATACATCTCATCTTCTTTGCTTTCAGAATCTACCCAACATATGACTTTGCCTGCCCCATTGTGGATAGCTTAGAGGGTGTTACCCATGCTCTTAGGACCACTGAGTATCATGATCGTGACGAGCAGTTCTACTGGATAATCAATGCTCTGGGCCTTAGGAAGCCCCACGTCTGGGAGTATGCCAGACTCAACCTTAACAACACGGTGCTCTCCAAGAGGAAGCTCACCTGGTTTGTTGACCAGGGATATGTTGATGGATGGTGAGTTTggcttagtttttttttttttgcttttatctcTCTTTCCCTTTAAGTGctcttttgactttttgtttttggtcttgTCCTTCAGGGATGATCCTCGCTTCCCCACTGTCAGAGGAGTGCTGAGAAGAGGAATGACTGTGGAGGGTCTGAAACAGTTCATAGCAGCCCAGGTGCATTTTATAGAAGATGCAATAATCTGTCAATGCAAATCAGTACAttctaaaacaaaaatatattttttttctatttattaatccctcttttttttattttcctagGGTGGATCAAGGTCTGTGGTTAACATGGAGTGGGACAAGATCTGGGCCTTCAATAAGAAGgtaaatttaaaattttgttatatttcacCTGTCTCTAAATCTTTGTCAGTAgagcatttaaaatgtttctgatcATGAATTTTAATCAGTTGTTGTTAAAGCCTGTTTAGCTTTGCTGCAGCAGCAAAAATGAATGTATTTATTGGGCTTTTATGAGCACAGTGAACATAAGTTTGATATGTTAATTGCACACAAAATTTCCTGCTTTGTGAATTAGTTTTGGATTTTTCTTCAGTCAAAACCTGACTTATATGTTAGAGATTTCACGTGTGAGCATAGAGGTATGAATGaatacaaacatacaaacaacaacaagtgTAAATCTACCAGCATACAAGTATATGTAATGAATGGATGTGTAGTAAAAACAGGCTCTGCAAATTCACTGCTGGCATGGCTTCGCTCTTTTCATTCTCTTAAATGCTTTCATTTGCCACCTCCTCTCCTGCCTCATTACCTCAATCTCAGCCTGCTTATTAACCCCAATAACACCGAAAACCTGAAAAACCAAACCAGGTGCTTCATTTCATGTCCCACATATGTTGGTATTCATGATTTGATGTCTTCATTTTCAACTGTCTGGACGTCAGTGTTGCTTCCTCTGTGTGGTCTTCCTTGCTGGCACTTGCTGCTTCATCCCAGAGTCAGGAAGAAGGTGTGAACCATCAGTTTGAATGTAAAGAAAGTGAaagcagtttttctttctcttaaaaaaaacaaacaaacaaaaaaaaccaaagtcAGTTTAAAACTAATGACCGATACAAGAATTTATATCCAAGGGTGGTTAAATTCAACAGCTACCAATTGGCAGTGATCATGTCGCAGTGAGGTTGATTTAAAGACACctgtgtctgtttttgcaaaGGTCTCATGTGCATGTTCAACTAACCAGTTGCTCCTCGCAGTCGTCAGATAGTTACATTATTCTCCTAAACTTTCTTCATGCTAGCAAGGGGATGTTTAAGgtggctgggttttttttttttttacaggtatTTAATAGAGATGAGTTTCGTCATCTTACGCTAATCAAGACTTTCTAACTGTGAGCAGCTGTCTGCTTTTAATTCaccttttattttccttttattaTACAAATCTTCAAATATGGAGCTTTTTAACAGACAGTTTACTCACCAGTGCCTCATACTGTTCTTACCATTTCACCTTAGTGTCTTTGCAGACATTTGGGTTTAAAAGCATTTGATTGAgctttacttatttacttatgTTTTAAGCTCAACCAGAATCAAGTTAGAAATAGGGCATTAATGGCCAACACAATAAATCTCATATTTTCTGTCTCTGGTGATGAGttgtaatgataatgataatagtaataataataattgttacCTGTTACATATTTGTTAATGAtcactttcatttttgttttggacCACATGAATCTCAGTGAATGTGATTCCACGGTGTGCTTTAGTCTTATGGGCCAGGACAGGTTAGTTCACTACACTGTGTGGACTGTTTGACAAGGCTACAATATATAAGTAATATACCTGCCATTTTTAGACGTTTTTGAATGGTAGCCATTTTTCCACATTGTGTAAAAGCAAAACATGACTTTAAAGCTGATTTCTAGGTGTGTATTTTATCTTTGGACAGTACTGCAGTGGCTTTACACCCACGGTCGCCCTTGACCCTCCTTTAAATAAGCTTTATTCTGATTTCTGTTAATAAGGGGCAGCCAGAGTTTAACAGCATGTGGCAGCAAACTGATGACCATGTTAGAGATATCCACAATTACTGACATCATAGAGATATATGTTTAATGGTCATGTTTAATAAGAGCATGCACCACTGGTAGATGAAACAAGGGAAAGCAGAATAAGTCCCCTTTAAATGAATGTAATGGATAATTACACCAAGCTTAGTGAAATAAAGTAGGATCCATATTAGCCACAGTTTATTCTTCAGTTGCTTATTACTCTCATCACTCAGCTTTCACTTTCTCTTCTGCTTTCCCTGTTTTGATTTCCCTGTCGTCCATTTGAAAATAATAATTCACTATTTTATTCATACATACATTTGTGGTCAGGACGTTGGACGTTGACATAAGACACAAACCAAATCGGGAGGGTGTAACAAAGCAGCAAGGATAAGTTCTGTGAATGGATCATTCTGTGTAAATGTGtctgtctcttcctctctcttcctctgtcGTATCTGACATTAAACAGCATCTCACTCTTCTGTTTCCAAGCTGCCCGTTAGCTGTCTGAAGGTACTCCTccacctcctgctcctcctgctcTTCCTCATTGTCACTCTCCCTGCTTCCATCATGTGCTGGTTAATCTGAAAGTCCGCCAATGGCTTGCGCTATTTTACCAGCCCGAACAATAGGATTCCAAAGAATAGGTTGGCACAATGCAACAGCCAATTTTAAGTCAAtacaaaaaaaggtttttaaaataGTGGTTATTTAGGGTCACATGACTGTTGGCTTCGCTTCCCAAACATTCTGAGTAAAGTAAATATGGTTGTTTTTATTCTATACATGTTTACACAGATTGAACAAATGTCAAATCTGAAGCATATTCACTGAAGATACAGGAAATGCTTCAATATATTCTATATTAACTGTCCTGAACAGCATGTTTATAACCAAAAAGGCAGTTTGTCTTTATCTTCCTATGGATCTGTTGTCTCTTTTTCATCCTTTACgccacttcagttttatttatgtactttTTGTGATGAAGAAGTTGCCCTTTGATATAGTTAATCATGCATTACTGAGTGAGAACACCCGAGTCTTTAATTTGGGAACAGGTCACAGGTCTTCCAGTGGCAGATTATTGAAATGGTTCATATTGGTAAGACAATTTGTAAAGGGCTTCATACACAATGTGTACGaaatcttgattttttttatgaaaataATATGTGATGTGTTACCCTGACAACTTTCAAAAccatgttttttgggttttgttttttttttgcttttctcctcCCCATTTTAAGATTACATTCAAGCCCACCAGGGCTGATTTTCTAATCAACCAAAGTTATTGATCTTTACTGATCTTTAACATAATAAACTTGCATCAGAGAaaccagtgtgccactgaagcaCATCAGTGATGGTTGCAACTTTCCTGTATATTTTTgttatattaaataataaaaaacattttttttaaatagacgAAATGACCCCAAACTTTTTAGCAGTAGTATCCGTCAGAAATGGTGACTTTTATGACTAGATCGTCAATAAATAACTTTGTGgaacaacataaaaaatcagGTGTGTGTGCGATACTTTATAATCTGCTATGAACACTTTTTTTCAAATCCTTCAGTTGTCATTTGCATCAGGCTGGCTGGTAAAATAGTGGAGGTGGATAGCGACTGAGTAAGCAGCTGAATAAAAGCTTGTTTCCTGACTTGCACACAGTCATGATTCACTCTTGAaatcatctcttttttttttctcctcctctggcTTAGTTTTATTTATCGCTTACTGAGCTGAAGCGTCTCTGTCcagatttttgtttatttttgaagaAGTCTTCAAAGTTGCatcatattttgcttttttcttgcaTTACTCAGCTTTTTGTATGTAAAgtgctgatttttcttttactgatctctgtgcatgtgtatgtgtctctctctgtgttggtgtTTTAGGTTATAGACCCGGTAGCTCCCAGGTACACAGCGCTATCCAGCTCCTATGTGGTTCCAGTGTCTGTCCCAGAGGCTACAGAGGAGATGAAGGAAATTGCCAAACATCCCAAGGTTtgagggtttttgttttttgttttttttaaacagcttgCCGCCAGTTTTGAATACTTACTTATTCATTCTCTTAAATGCTTTTCATGCCTTGTGTTACTCTCTTTTGGGAAAAGCACCTTGGTTTTTAGCTGAAACATCTCAGTTAATAGCATTCAGCATCTTTTGCTATGAGGACTGACTCTCCCTTACTTGAAAACCAGCCACTccaggaactgcagtttatgtCACTTGACTATAGCATGAATCAGTTCACTGATGCATACTTACCAACGTTGCTTTGCTGCAGCGTTACTGAGCTGATGCCATTTTTGTGCTTATCTAGAATGCCGAGGTTGGGATGAAGGAGGTTTGGTATAGTCCTAGAGTTCTGATTGAAGGAGCCGATGCTGAGACTTTCACAGAGGGAGAGACGGTTACTTTTATCAACTGGGGCAACCTCATCATCACCAAGATCAACAAGTATGACCATCGTTTAGATGATCTGTATTTCTTTTAAGAATCAGAATTCCCTCTCATCTGTTCATGCTGTCCCCCTTTCTCATCATTTAGAGGGGCTGATGGAAAGGTTGTGTCCATGGAGGCACGCTTGAATCTGGACAACAAAGACTACAAGAAGACAACAAAGATCACGTGGCTGGCTGAAACAAACAATTCCCCCCTGGTACCAGCCATCTGCGTCAACTATCAACCACTCATCTCCAAAGCTGTCATCACCAAAGACGACAACTTCAAGGATTACATTAATAAACACAGCAAGGTCAGTTAtttgctctgtgtgtgcattAAACTGCGTGGATGTGGTTATTTTATAATCTGTCTTTGATCTCAGTTGGAAGAGAAGATGCTTGGTGACCCCTGTTTGAAGAACCTGAAGAAAGGTGACATCATCCAGCTCCAGAGGCGGGGCTTCTACATCTGTGACCAGCCTTATGAGCCAGTCAGGTAAAGAAGTGAAAACCTGAATCTGCTCAGTACCAAAACACCTTTTGGGCGTGTATCCAATTTTTTTGTCTCACTGTTTTATTAACTGGGGTTGTGTCTGCAGTCCCAACAGCTGTAAGGAGAGTCCTTGTGTGCTCATCTACATTCCTGATGGCCACACTAAGGAGATGCCAACAGCCGGATCCAAGGAAAAGAGCAAGACTCAGGCTTCCGACAACACAGTGAGTGTTCAGTAAGGGGTTTGCAATTATACACCAACTGTTCCTGTATGAAAGACATTTGCTGTTCAACTCTAACCATAAAGTCATCAGAATTAGTGTGCTCTGATATTTGTATTGGGTGTACtaagacagaaacaaaaagcaCAGTACAATTAGTGGCAGTAGCAGGAACCTACACTCTGAATACTAACTGGTTTAACCAGTAAAGCAAAGGCTGGACTAATAATAGTTGAAAACTAAACAAGGTTCAGGCCCAGTTTGAAAGCTACCAGTCAGCCTTTTATATTAGTATTTGTTATTGCCTGAAAACTGATGGCTTCTAGCTGAAAAGTTGAATATTAGTGAAAAGATAGCCACCTTCTCTTATGCTTGTTGGTCACACAGGATgcgaaggattttttttctgggGATTTTATGTGGATTTTATTCATCCCTACTTTTGAAGAGAATTTATTGTGAGTGTGCGTGTTTATGTCCTAGTGTGTATATACACTAAAGGAAAATCAAACCTGCCTATACCTGTCTTAATTATTATGGATAAAGATAAATGGATGGTTATCAGCTAAAACTATTAAGTCATAACACTTGCCTGGTACTTTACTTCTTCAGAGTTTTATCaagtgttctttttttattgttagcAACAGTAGGCTAACAATATTTATGTTTGTAGCCTCcttctaaaaataaaagtaaataaataaaattcccTGGCATATAGGGCCTTCAGCTTAGCCACAAAAGGCATGCAAGCTTGGAATAAAAATGGGATAAAAACCTGAGACATCTTGGATAAACTGGTAACTGACagtttcttcatcttcatctctgTTGTATAAGCCTGCCAGCCCTGCCAAAGCTCCTACAACCTCTGTGCCAGCCCCAGCCTCAGCCCCAGCAGCTGACCTGTTCTCAAGCATTGTAGCACAGGGTGAAGCTGTCCGCCAGCTCAAAGCTGCCAAAGCTCCCAAGGATGAAGTGGACAAAGCTGTTAAGCAGCTGCTTTCTCTAAAGGTATGCTGGCTTTAAATAAAAGTATTATAAAGATAAAGACATGCGGTGAAGTGATACTTCCGATCCTTCTGGCAAATACTAAATCCAGATTCTCCTGAAATTGTCAGGAGTTGATGTGCAAAAAGGACTTGGCTTGAAAAAAAATACTCACAGTCTCATCTGTTCTTTATCTGCAGGAGCAGTTTAAGCAGCAAACTGGTGTGGAATACAAGCCAGGCATGGCTCCTCCTGCCTCAACGCCAGCCCCACCTACCTCTTCCTCAGACTCCACCTCCTGCCCATACACTCGTGTTGCCCAGCAGGGCGAGCTGGTCaggaaactgaaagcagagcaaGCACCAAAGGTAAAGGGCATTTTCCAATCCATGATCACATCCTCATCTGTTTGTCAGATCATCGTTTTACGCCCCACGTTGTTTGTCCGCTCGTTTTTGTGTCCCCTTTCATTATCCGCTGAATTCTTGCATCAAAAATCACTTGTCTGGTCCTTCCCTCGTGATGTCCCACATCATTTGTCCAGTGACCATTCCATCTCCTCGTTTCCATTTGCATGACAGTCGAGCTTATTCTGAAATACCCATTACTATAAGATCACTTTTAATGGTACCAGGACCAGATTGACGCTGCAGTGAAGCAGCTCCTCGCTCTCAAGGCAGAGTTTAAAAAGCTGACCGGTCAGGATTATAAACCAGGGATGGTCACACTCGCCCCCTCTGCTTCATCTCCCGTGACTGCCACCTCTTCTTCCTTGCCACCTCCTTCTTCTTTGGGCCTGTATGAGCGTGTTGCACAGCAAGGAGAGGTAGTGAGGAAACTGAAGTCGGAAAAAGCCCCCAAGGTATTCAGATGCATGATGAATATAGACAGTAGACAAATTCTTGCCTTATTCATATGCCACATTCCAGTTACCTCGGAAATCGGATGTCAGAAATTTGGAGTTAGTCTGAAACCATCAATACTTATTAATGTTACTCAGAGACACACagtgttaaaataaacaatCCGTCCAATCATGGCTTCAGTGCAGAACCAGATAGATTTATTCTTGGAAACACTGCGTGGGTCCTGGTAACAGGGCTGGTACAGATAATTGTACATCTGATTATTTCTTATTTTGGGATGAATTATGTGTCACCacttaaaaaaggaagaaataaaaaaaaatacttctcTAACTCTTCTTACAAACACCTTAACTGACAGTGCTTTGTCTTTATTTGCACACATTTTCTGCACTACTTTAACTTTGTTTTAGGTTTTTACATTAATTTTGCAGTAAATGTTCCGTATTGGCATGTGCTTAACATACTTGTTTCACATAATTATAACAGTGCTTATATTAAAAATTGTGTATATTAGCATTAGGTTTGATTTCTTAGTTTCATTTCCACATTTTACTTAAATACCAAATTACTTATTTCCTCTAACTAAGACATTTAGGCAAAAACTGCTAAATGTCTGAATTAACATCAATAATGAGTGACCAATCTTAGGTAATCTAATGATCTGACACCTGATAAGAAAACTGATTGCCGTCGTCAGCATGTAAATTGTGGGAAAACAAATTCACCATGCACTGGAATGGGAATATTTTTACCCACAAAAGTAATAACATCGTAATAAATTGGGTTACAGTTTTCTTGTTCCATCTTCTTCAGGACCAGGTTGATGCAGCAGTGAAACAGCTGCTTGCTTTGAAGGAAGAGTACAAACGTATCACAGGCCAGGAGTACAAGCCTGGAGTGGCCCCACCTCAGAAAGCACCCGCTCCAGTTCAGAATGGCTCCACCAATGACCTCTATGAGAAGGTTGCTGAACAGGGAGAACTGGTCAGAAAACTGAAGGCTGAAAAAGCTCCTAAGGTCAGATTTTACCATTTACCTAAATTTTAGAGGCTCTGTAGCTTTCAGTAATCCTGAGGTGTTCACTTTGACTTGATGTGTCTCCTTGCATTGGTTCTTTTTCAGGATCAAGTAGATGCTGCAGTGAAGCAGTTGTTGGCTCTGAAGGCAGAGTATAAACAGAATACTGGAAAAGATTACAAACCAGGATTACAAGCCCCAGCTAGCCCAGCCCAGACCCAATCCCAGACCAACTCTGCCTCCACTCAGTCTAACTCCTCTCCACAGGCCCAGGAGCTGTTCTCACAGGTGTCCCAGCAGGGAGACCTGGTGAGGAAGCTAAAGTCTGAGAAGGCCCCGAAGGTAAGAACTTAAAGAGTGGTATTAAATACAACTAAATTTGCACAGAGAAATAACATAAACAATCACATCTCTTTTTTAGGACCAGGTGGATGAAGCTGTGAAGACTCTACTGGACCTGAAGAGCAAGTACAAGACTCTCACTGGACAAGACTACAAACCGGTGGCTGCTGCTGGAGGTACAGGAGGAGAGGACAAAAACCGCAAGGAGAAGGAGAACAAGTCTGAGAAAcagggtggaggaggaggagggaagaaGGGTAAAGGAGACAAAGGAAGCCAGAGCAAGGAATCCTCCGGAGGAGCAGGAGGCGCAGGAGAGGGTCAAGGACCCAAGAAACAGACACGGTGAGAGACTGGAAGTACTCCTTCACCCATCTCTCTTCACATATTTCCAAATGCAGATGAACTAGCTCGGGCTTAAATTTAGATTTCAATTTCCAGCTAA is drawn from Oreochromis aureus strain Israel breed Guangdong linkage group 1, ZZ_aureus, whole genome shotgun sequence and contains these coding sequences:
- the eprs1 gene encoding bifunctional glutamate/proline--tRNA ligase isoform X2; amino-acid sequence: MALNLTINTSNPPLGALLTAEHVKSSVQVSVEEGKDTRLHISDSVQFSDDNSICRYLARVAPALGLYGSNMMEQTEVDHWLEFSARHLCNQPDLTVALAELDKALSLRTFLVGHALTLADLSVWAALKDHGEWPKQGKSFSHVSRWFFFLSSQVPFTAVGNKYASKKASMNKSKVEGKKADVGKFVELPGAEMGKVVVRFPPEASGYLHIGHAKAALLNQHYQVTFKGKLIMRFDDTNPEKEKEDFERVILEDVAMLQIHPDQFTYTSDHFPTIMKFAEKLLAEGKAYIDNTPPEQMKQEREQRVESSCRNNSVEQNMKMWSEMKAGTEYGQTCCMRAKIDMNSNNGCMRDPTLYRCKNAAHPRTGNTYRIYPTYDFACPIVDSLEGVTHALRTTEYHDRDEQFYWIINALGLRKPHVWEYARLNLNNTVLSKRKLTWFVDQGYVDGWDDPRFPTVRGVLRRGMTVEGLKQFIAAQGGSRSVVNMEWDKIWAFNKKVIDPVAPRYTALSSSYVVPVSVPEATEEMKEIAKHPKNAEVGMKEVWYSPRVLIEGADAETFTEGETVTFINWGNLIITKINKGADGKVVSMEARLNLDNKDYKKTTKITWLAETNNSPLVPAICVNYQPLISKAVITKDDNFKDYINKHSKLEEKMLGDPCLKNLKKGDIIQLQRRGFYICDQPYEPVSPNSCKESPCVLIYIPDGHTKEMPTAGSKEKSKTQASDNTPASPAKAPTTSVPAPASAPAADLFSSIVAQGEAVRQLKAAKAPKDEVDKAVKQLLSLKEQFKQQTGVEYKPGMAPPASTPAPPTSSSDSTSCPYTRVAQQGELVRKLKAEQAPKDQVDAAVKQLLALKEEYKRITGQEYKPGVAPPQKAPAPVQNGSTNDLYEKVAEQGELVRKLKAEKAPKDQVDAAVKQLLALKAEYKQNTGKDYKPGLQAPASPAQTQSQTNSASTQSNSSPQAQELFSQVSQQGDLVRKLKSEKAPKDQVDEAVKTLLDLKSKYKTLTGQDYKPVAAAGGTGGEDKNRKEKENKSEKQGGGGGGKKGKGDKGSQSKESSGGAGGAGEGQGPKKQTRLGLEAKKEENLADWYSQVITKAEMIEYYDVSGCYVLRPWAFSIWESIKDFFDKEIKKLGVENCYFPMFVSQAALEKEKSHIADFAPEVAWVTRSGKTELAEPIAVRPTSETVMYPAYAKWVQSHRDLPIKLNQWCNVVRWEFKHPQPFLRTREFLWQEGHTAFATKEEAAEEVLQILDLYARVYEELMAIPVVKGRKTEKEKFAGGDYTTTVEAFISASGRAIQGATSHHLGQNFSKMFEIVFEDPKRPGEKQLAFQNSWGITTRTIGVLTMVHGDNMGLVLPPRVACLQVVIIPCGITATLPEQEKEALLAQCTKYLKRLQEAGIRVKSDPRDNYSPGWKFNHWELKGVPIRLEVGPKDMQQKQCVAVRRDSGAKVTIPEAEVEKNLLNMLEDIQNSLFKKASDDLKSHMVAADTMEQFQKDLDQGKIVQIPFCGGIECEDWIKKTTAKDQDLEPGAPSMGAKSLCIPFTPLKTLQPGQKCVSGKEPAQYYTLFGRSY
- the eprs1 gene encoding bifunctional glutamate/proline--tRNA ligase isoform X1, yielding MALNLTINTSNPPLGALLTAEHVKSSVQVSVEEGKDTRLHISDSVQFSDDNSICRYLARVAPALGLYGSNMMEQTEVDHWLEFSARHLCNQPDLTVALAELDKALSLRTFLVGHALTLADLSVWAALKDHGEWPKQGKSFSHVSRWFFFLSSQVPFTAVGNKYASKKASMNKSKVEGKKADVGKFVELPGAEMGKVVVRFPPEASGYLHIGHAKAALLNQHYQVTFKGKLIMRFDDTNPEKEKEDFERVILEDVAMLQIHPDQFTYTSDHFPTIMKFAEKLLAEGKAYIDNTPPEQMKQEREQRVESSCRNNSVEQNMKMWSEMKAGTEYGQTCCMRAKIDMNSNNGCMRDPTLYRCKNAAHPRTGNTYRIYPTYDFACPIVDSLEGVTHALRTTEYHDRDEQFYWIINALGLRKPHVWEYARLNLNNTVLSKRKLTWFVDQGYVDGWDDPRFPTVRGVLRRGMTVEGLKQFIAAQGGSRSVVNMEWDKIWAFNKKVIDPVAPRYTALSSSYVVPVSVPEATEEMKEIAKHPKNAEVGMKEVWYSPRVLIEGADAETFTEGETVTFINWGNLIITKINKGADGKVVSMEARLNLDNKDYKKTTKITWLAETNNSPLVPAICVNYQPLISKAVITKDDNFKDYINKHSKLEEKMLGDPCLKNLKKGDIIQLQRRGFYICDQPYEPVSPNSCKESPCVLIYIPDGHTKEMPTAGSKEKSKTQASDNTPASPAKAPTTSVPAPASAPAADLFSSIVAQGEAVRQLKAAKAPKDEVDKAVKQLLSLKEQFKQQTGVEYKPGMAPPASTPAPPTSSSDSTSCPYTRVAQQGELVRKLKAEQAPKDQIDAAVKQLLALKAEFKKLTGQDYKPGMVTLAPSASSPVTATSSSLPPPSSLGLYERVAQQGEVVRKLKSEKAPKDQVDAAVKQLLALKEEYKRITGQEYKPGVAPPQKAPAPVQNGSTNDLYEKVAEQGELVRKLKAEKAPKDQVDAAVKQLLALKAEYKQNTGKDYKPGLQAPASPAQTQSQTNSASTQSNSSPQAQELFSQVSQQGDLVRKLKSEKAPKDQVDEAVKTLLDLKSKYKTLTGQDYKPVAAAGGTGGEDKNRKEKENKSEKQGGGGGGKKGKGDKGSQSKESSGGAGGAGEGQGPKKQTRLGLEAKKEENLADWYSQVITKAEMIEYYDVSGCYVLRPWAFSIWESIKDFFDKEIKKLGVENCYFPMFVSQAALEKEKSHIADFAPEVAWVTRSGKTELAEPIAVRPTSETVMYPAYAKWVQSHRDLPIKLNQWCNVVRWEFKHPQPFLRTREFLWQEGHTAFATKEEAAEEVLQILDLYARVYEELMAIPVVKGRKTEKEKFAGGDYTTTVEAFISASGRAIQGATSHHLGQNFSKMFEIVFEDPKRPGEKQLAFQNSWGITTRTIGVLTMVHGDNMGLVLPPRVACLQVVIIPCGITATLPEQEKEALLAQCTKYLKRLQEAGIRVKSDPRDNYSPGWKFNHWELKGVPIRLEVGPKDMQQKQCVAVRRDSGAKVTIPEAEVEKNLLNMLEDIQNSLFKKASDDLKSHMVAADTMEQFQKDLDQGKIVQIPFCGGIECEDWIKKTTAKDQDLEPGAPSMGAKSLCIPFTPLKTLQPGQKCVSGKEPAQYYTLFGRSY